The DNA window ATGGCCGGAGCGGGGCGAAGGTGTGTTGCCTGAGCCGGATATCGAGATCCAGTTGGAGCGGCAAAGCGAGGGGCGAGCCGTGATTTTAAGAGCGCGTTCTGAGTTGGGCGCCTCGTTGTTAAATCAAATTGAATTGATAGGGCCGGATTCATGAGAATCGCACTGTGTATACTGCTGGCGCTCGCGGCAAGCGTTGTTCATGCAGCCACTAAGGTTGAAAGCGTGCGCATATGGCCTGCGCCCGACCATACCCGTCTGGTGCTGGATACGGCCGGTAAAGTGGAGCACAACATGTTTTCCCTTTCCAGTCCGTCTCGATTGGTGATTGATATAAAAAACACCACCAAACGCGCCGATTTCAGCAAAGTAGATCTGTCGGGGAGTCCGATTAAACGAATCCGAACCGCGGCTAGAAACGGGACAGATCTTCGGGTTGTGCTGGATCTGAAAACCGACATCAAACCTCGTAGTTTTGTGCTCGAGCCCAACCAGCAGTACGGCCATCGTTTGGTGGTAGACCTGATTGATGAATCCGGAACGCGGCTGGAAAAGGCGGCGAGCCCGACGGTTACGCAGAACTCAGCCGGGAAGCGTGACATTGTCGTGGTCATTGATGCCGGTCACGGTGGCGAAGATCCCGGGGCAATCGGGCCACGAGGCACCCGCGAAAAAGACGTGGTTCTGAAAATGGCGAAAACCTTAGCGGATTTGGTGAACAAACAGTCCGGTTTTAAGGCCAAACTCACCCGTACCGGGGACTACTACATCGGTTTGCGAAACCGAACGATTCTGGCCCGTAAGCACAATGCCGATTTGTTTGTATCGGTTCATGCTGATGCCTTTCGAACGCCGCAACCAAGCGGGGCTTCGGTGTTTGCCCTGTCTCAGCGCGGAGCGACCAGTGAAACGGCGCGTTGGCTGGCTCAAAGTGAAAACCGTTCGGATTTGATTGGTGGTACCGGCGCTTTGTCGCTGGAAGGTCGGGATGAAATGCTGGCCGGCGTCTTGCTCGATTTGTCGATGACCGCAAGTATCAATGCCAGCCTGGGTGTAGGGAGTTCCGTGTTAGGGCAGCTTGGCAGCGTCGCCAAACTGCATAAGCCGGGTGTAGAACAAGCAGCGTTTGCGGTGCTCAAATCGCCGGACATCCCTTCGATTTTGGTGGAAGCGGGCTTTATTTCGAACCCCAAAGAAGAAAAGAACCTGTCAGCAGGGTGGTATCGTGAAAAGCTGGCCAGGGCCATGATGGACGGTATTCACGATTATTTCCGGCGCAGCCCCCCTCCAGGAACCTTGTTGGCGTGGCAAAAGGACAATCGCAAAGGCGGTGGTCGAGTCGGGCAGTACCGGATACAACAAGGCGATACGCTGTCCGGTGTAGCGCGTGAAAATCAGACCACCGTCAGTGAACTGATGCGCTTTAACGGGATGAACCACGATCGTGTTATGGTAGGGCAAACCATACGTATCCCCTCATCCTGACCAAGAGGTAGTTCCCGGCTATGCCCCACATTCAATTGCTTTCGCCCCGGCTTGCAAACCAGATAGCCGCCGGTGAAGTGGTGGAGCGTCCCGCGTCTGTTGTTAAAGAACTGGTGGAGAACGCTCTGGATGCCGGCGCCAGCCGGGTTGATATTGAGCTGGAGCAAGGCGGTGTAAAGCTAATTCGGGTTCGGGATGACGGCTTCGGCATCGCAGAAGCGGACCTGCCGTTGGCTCTGAGTCGGCATGCCACCAGTAAAATCCTGACCTTGGATGACCTCGAGGCCGTTGGCACGCTCGGGTTCCGGGGTGAAGCACTGGCCAGTATCAGTTCGGTATCGCGTCTCTCGTTGACCTCGCGCACGGCAGAGCAAGAAGCGGCCGCCCGGGTGGAGGTCGAAGGCCGGGACATGGACGCGAAGATCTCACCGGCTGCGCACCCGGTTGGTACCACCGTTGAAGTACGTGATCTGTTTTTCAACACCCCCGCACGCCGTAAATTTCTGCGTGCCGAAAAAACCGAATTCAATCACGTTGATGAATCCATCCGCAGGCAGGCGCTTAGTCGTTTCGATGCAGGGTTTACCCTGCGCCACAACCAGCGTGTGATACAAAGCTTGCGGCCGGCTGAATCGAATCTCGATAAAGAGCGTCGAATCAGCTCGCTCTGCGGCCAGAAATTTATTGATAATGCCGTTGTCATCGAGGCCGAAGCCAGTGGTTTGCGTTTATGGGGGTGGGTCGCACTGCCGACGTTCTCCCGTAGTCAGGCGGACCTACAGTATTTCTTCGTCAATGGCCGCGTGATTCGGGATAAGTTGGTGGCGCATGCG is part of the Marinobacter sp. JH2 genome and encodes:
- a CDS encoding N-acetylmuramoyl-L-alanine amidase, whose amino-acid sequence is MRIALCILLALAASVVHAATKVESVRIWPAPDHTRLVLDTAGKVEHNMFSLSSPSRLVIDIKNTTKRADFSKVDLSGSPIKRIRTAARNGTDLRVVLDLKTDIKPRSFVLEPNQQYGHRLVVDLIDESGTRLEKAASPTVTQNSAGKRDIVVVIDAGHGGEDPGAIGPRGTREKDVVLKMAKTLADLVNKQSGFKAKLTRTGDYYIGLRNRTILARKHNADLFVSVHADAFRTPQPSGASVFALSQRGATSETARWLAQSENRSDLIGGTGALSLEGRDEMLAGVLLDLSMTASINASLGVGSSVLGQLGSVAKLHKPGVEQAAFAVLKSPDIPSILVEAGFISNPKEEKNLSAGWYREKLARAMMDGIHDYFRRSPPPGTLLAWQKDNRKGGGRVGQYRIQQGDTLSGVARENQTTVSELMRFNGMNHDRVMVGQTIRIPSS